ACCGCTATCGGTTACATGCCGAAGACCCTCAACACCGAAGGTCTCGCTGACTACTACAAGGAAACCCTCCCGGAAATCCTCAAGGTTGATGTGGAAGGCTGGAAGAAGGAACTCGCCGACGTTAAGGAAAACCACTATCCGAAGTTCGGCAGCCACCTCCCGAAGGAACTCTCCGAAATCATCGACATGATCCAGGATCGTCTCAACAAGGCCTAATAAGCGCCTTTTCCTAACGGAAAATCCTTAAAAGATTCGCGACCCGCCGCAAGGCTGGCCGCGGTCTTTTTTTTATGGGCGCGCGCTTAATTTATATAGATACGCCGTTGATTCTTGTAGTTTGCCTTTAATCTGCCGAAATATTGCGCTAATCGGGCAATTCACATACGAAAATGTGTCGCGCCTGCATTTTTTTTTATATTTGCCGCGTGATTGAAAAGAAAAAGAAGAACCCGTTGTTTGAGCTTTTTATGCGACTTGTCATGGTGGTTGTTATTTACACCGTGCGCGTTTTCTTGTATGTGTGGTACCGCCCGAAGGTGGAGTTCGTAGGGGAGTCGGTGAAGTCCTCGCGCCTCAAGACGCCCTCCGTGCTTATCGCGAACCATACCAGCATGCTCGACCCCCTCATGATGCTCGCCATATTCTTCCACAAGAGGAGCATCGTAGTGGCCAAGGACCAGGTGGAAGACCCGCATTTCAGCTGGGCGCTCACGCGCGTGAAGTGCGTGATTCCCTGCGATCGCTTCAATCTCGATACCGAATGGGCGCTCATCGCGAAGAAGGAACTCGAGAAGGGCAACTCCGTGATTATTTTCCCCGAAGGCAAGTGCCGCTACGACGGCCTGCTGAATGAATTCAAGACGGGCTTCGCGTTCCTCGCGCGCAGTACGGGCGCTCCCGTGGTTTCGGTGGGGCTCGACGGCATATACAAGTTCGGCCACCGCACCCGCGTTATTGTGGACGATGCCGAAAAGATC
Above is a window of Fibrobacter sp. DNA encoding:
- a CDS encoding 1-acyl-sn-glycerol-3-phosphate acyltransferase translates to MIEKKKKNPLFELFMRLVMVVVIYTVRVFLYVWYRPKVEFVGESVKSSRLKTPSVLIANHTSMLDPLMMLAIFFHKRSIVVAKDQVEDPHFSWALTRVKCVIPCDRFNLDTEWALIAKKELEKGNSVIIFPEGKCRYDGLLNEFKTGFAFLARSTGAPVVSVGLDGIYKFGHRTRVIVDDAEKIERVKGVPSSKHLAERSEYFRQKVWKLKQKALGVAEAPVLPVAAETPEEVQA